GTGTTATCCTCGACACGGTATCGTTGACGGTGGCGTCGCAGAACGACAACAAGCGACGACATGGGAAGTTTGACGTTGCCATTGACTGACTAGTATCCTAGTCATCTGTAGGAAGATAATAAAATACGCGCCCCGGAGAAGAGGGAGATCGCTGCGTGGATGTGTGGGGTTCGGGTGATCGCTCTGCTTTTATCACACAGCCCGAAAATCGGATCCACGGCCCTACTCTGTCGACAGTGCTTCCTACCCATGTAGCGGGGGCAAGTTCATATTCGTACCTACCCAAAGTCTGCATGTTGATTAACTACAGGCCCAAATGGCACTGTCCGCGGGCCTTACGGTTGGGATTTTGCCGGTTCGTCGTTTGCGCCACTGTTGTGGTCTTTTGTCTGCTTCGTTGGAATTTTCGTCTCGCTTTGGCAGCGCGAAAAATCTTTCCCATTCGCGTTCGTTAGTATTGTCGCGcatttttaaagtgtgtgtatgtttgtgtatgtgaatAAGCCTGAGCGTAAGCGACTAGTAGGGGAAGGAAGACTCTTCGAGCGAAGACAACGGTCGAGGAAGGTGACGGTGGTGGGATCGGTAGTTTCtggtggttggtttggttCGCTGCAGCAAAGCTCATCCAGTTTTCAGCTCAGAGTTTTTGGCTCCGGTTCGCCTGCAGCACAACGGACGATTAGGTTTTAGACTGCTGGAGCTTCTCCGGGGTTTGTCGCCGACAGACGATCAGTTCGATTCGGACACGCGCACGGAACAGGTGTGGCAGGACTCGATAgtgcctgctgctgcttcgacTAAGCCTGACGCGATCACAGGTGGTAATCAAATTCgagattttatgttttgttttgttcttcggAGGTATTCGATTGTTCTGGATTGTGTAGCGCGAAGCGACGCATTTAATATTGTGACAGTGCAAGAAGATACGGTGGTTCGTTCtttagcaaaagaaaaacaaaccaaagcggTGCGATTGAAAGTAGCACTTTCTGAtctaaatttgtttttgttttgcagaatTTCTCTTACAAAGAAAACCGATTCCATTGTCAACCGTTCTGCTCTGTCGCATCGCTGAAAAGAGCATATAGTGAAGTGTTTTAAAAGCAAGCCGATTAAAATAAAGCCATCTGTGAACGTGCATCGTGGTGAGTGTGAATATCAAAAGCAGAGAACCCAGCTTCACCAAAATGAATCCAGACGTCATTAGTGAACCGACCAGCAACGGTATCCTGGACCGAGTGATGAAATTTTTCGTTGATAATCaaggtgcgtgtgttttgtgtgttttttgttgggatTTTGTATTTGATTAAAGTGCATGGATGGCAAAAGTCGTAATTGTGCGTTTGCGTTTTCCGTTGTTCCCTATTGTAGATGAGCGCACGAAGGAGTGGTTCCTGTCTGGATCGATCACGCCCCTAATTATGATCCTCGTGACGTACCTGTACTTCTGCCTGTACGCTGGTCCTCGCTATATGGCCAAGCGAAAGCCCTTCAAGTTGGAAAATGTGCTGATTGCTTACAACGCAGTACAGGTGCTGCTTAGCATCGTGTTAGTGTACGAAGTGAGTGATTATTTCTTTTCTGATTATTTTATAGTAAGAACGCTATGGGAATTTAACAATTTCAACAAAGCAATCGATAACCCTTGTTCCGCTGAGAAATGATCCCCTTCTAATGAAAGAGACCGAGCGAAAGTTGGGTGCTTTGTTTGCCTTGGTAAGGCTATCCCGTTCCAAGCTGAACTTTGTATTTCGTTTTTATGTAATCGGTGTCGAAACATTGGCCAATCACATCGGCCACACGTTTCACCAAAAACAACGCAGTGACGTCATCGATTCCTTCGTCTAACAAATTCctaaacgaaaataaaagcggcatttttattttgtggttTCCATTCCAACGTGTATCAGAGTGGCGCTGTAGCGTTTCGATTGAACAAGCGACCGAGCAAAACGTAACGGATTAAAATGTAGCTTAAATTTTATTGATCTGGTCGAGAGGAAACACACTGATCAGGAAGTTAAATATAGATTTGTTTGCCTTGGTGATGAGTGCTAACGTCCGTATTTGTAATGACGTTTCAAAAACAGAGGCAAGATGACTACATATCAATAAAcgcaaaaaagaagagaactGAGAGCAAGTGGATATAAATGAATACCAATAGTGGCATTCGTTTTCGATTGACTTGAATCCCTAATTTGACAGAAAGTATGGAATACAAGATGAATCAAAACATAAggtttagattttttattttgaagtatGTGTAAGGTGTTTTTATAAAGTAGATTCAACGGGGAAGAAACGATTAGACGattattagtttttatttgtgaCCCCTTAAACCGCTTGTTAAGTAATAAATGTTTATGGTGCTTTAGTTGGTCGAGCTACTGTCAATTAAACAACTCAACCGTAGCATAAAATAGAAGCCACACATTTAGGGGaaaaaattcaaccaaaaGCGTACAGCGCAGCGTTCCTTCGTGGGAAGTGTTTTTTGGTCAAATAATACCGAAAGACATCTTTATTCGCTTCAACACAATCCAATACGATAACTTCTAGGCGCCCTGCAATAATGAttggtttattttacaattaacACCCCCCGGTGATCGGTAAGGTCATTACAGTAGCTCGTCGTTGAGTTACAGAAACCTTTAGCATGAGATCCATACGTTTAAGCTAACCGAGATAGATGGCTGCACTCTCCAATCTACATGTAACGTAATGTTTGGAACAATAATtatatatttctttttcttcaggGAATCGAAGGCGGTTGGAGGAAACATTACAATTACTCCTGTCAACCCGTGGACTACAGCCGAAACCCAGTAGCAATGAGGGTATGTATCCTGCTCCTTCGTCTTAACTTCTATGCTCAACCTTTAACTGTCATCTCACGCCCTGGTCTCTCGTTCTGCAGATGGCTCGTGCCGTTTGGATGTACTACATGTGCAAGGTCGTGGAGCTGCTCGACACGGTGTTCTTTGTACTGCGGAAGAAACAGAACCAGGTTTCATTCCTGCACGTCTACCACCACACCCTGATGCCAGTCTGTGGTTTCATTGGCGTCAAGTACTTTGCCGGTAAGTGTCGTTCGGTGGAAAACCGAGAAAACATATGCTACGTGCAATTGCGCGAGCAAACATAGCATGCTAGCGTTTGATGCTTCTCCTAACGTGTGCCTAATCTCCGCTAGTTGATGACACTGGGTAGAAGGTTACCGTGGAAGCGGTCAGTGTCAGCTTTATCTTCAACTTCAGCCAACCCTGATGAATGCAGTTTTCGCGTCTTTGTGTGAAAAGCAAACAGTAGCAAACCGCTAACATAAAAACGCTATAAACTGTGGCAAATGTTAGGATGGTCCATAGAAattccaaacacaaacaccaagCTGGATGATTCGTCCTTCTGTCCAGCTGTCAGTGAACGAATTGACGGCCAACCTGGTGTTATATCGTGCTAATTGTCGTCTCCTCTGATGGAGGATTCGCTTGGATGCATTGATTCGCTGTGtgaattaaacaaattttgaaaaccGTGTTTCCGTGgccttttctttctccttgGAAAACACTACCATTCGAAGCTGCTTCATGCATGATGGATCAACAGTAGGTTATTTTAATGTCAACAGTCATGCATAAGATATTCAAACTACTACTTTCCTACGTGAGACCATCCAGCACCGacaaacacaattaaaaacacaagaaTTAATTTCAGAACTATAATGAAAATATCACACGAGTTACGATTGTTTGTCTGGAGCCATCGCTCGATGTTGAAGAACTGAATAATGGATTTCGTTTCAACAATCGATTTTCTGCTACTAGTATTGGAGACCAAACTTACCGATTATCTCATCACTTTTGTGCCACAGCTCTAACCAGTGAGTACGATTTAATTCAGTTTATCGCCATCTTGATGGTGAAACGACGTAACCGATTGGATCACTATTTTGGCTTCCACTAGTGTTAAGTTTCATCATTGTCGGTGGCACAGCTTAAGATCTCGAGATTCAATTTAAGTCCACATGTGCATTTTAATGGATCTCTTTATTGCTGCGAGTTTTTTAATTGCTTGGAGTTAGCGAAGGTTTTGGAGAAAGGTCAGTTTTAGAGAAACAGCTGTAGAATTTACTTAATGAATTATAGAATTCTACTTAAGGTATACGTTTTGAATATGTTGATACGATCGATCATCTAGTGTAGCAGTACCGGGTTCAACATGGCAGAAACGGGTATCAAATCCGGACCGTCGCCCCGTAAGCACTTTTGACTATCCTGCTACGGTCAAAAATCTGGTGAAAAACGATTTATAACGCTGCTTATATTTTCTAATATTATGTAAAACTTATAAAAAATCCGTAAACTGTCACGATTCATTATATGGATACAgcaaaagataaattattcaaatttgcgaCTAATGAAGACATTATCAATTTTTGCTAACTGTCTATATTACCCTGGAAGCTGACAATTTTGCCAATCTCCTGTCCCATTGCACAAATTTCAGCATATTgattgatagaaaaaaaaaaatgctatcaATAAGTTCATCAATTCTACATTAGCTTTACATTTCAACATCACTTGTCACTGCAAAACGTTACGCTGCATAAGTGGTAAAGTTACATAAAACTCAATGTTCACCAAGCTGCCCTTCCCAAATCAATCCTTCACCCTTCGTCAATAATGCATTCGATAAACGTTCGATAGCGACACAGCCGACAGGATCAGATCCGTTGCTCAACGATAAACTCCAAATTAAACTAACGCTACTTGACTGTTCACAACCCAACGCAACGTCGATTGCAAATCTGTTATAGCGGTTGCTTACGTTAGCTCGTGATCAAATCTCAAAACTAAAATCCTCCCATGCGACCTTCGAGCGAACCGAACGAACCTACCGTCCGGTGGGTGATTAGGCGAGTTTTAAAATCAAGCAGATGAATGATCAGCGAGAAGAAAAGTTACCAAtgagtgaaataaaatgcCTTCGAGTcgtttgttaaaataaaactgaacTACTCAGTTTTGTTGAGTTGTGCGTGTGACGGTGGTTGTTGGTCCCTACCATTTGTTTACGATTTTTTCACCTCGCATCGTGAAACAACCGATGGTAGCATAAGACAAAGAAGCGGAACGATTCGGATGGCCGAGGCTGAGAATAATCTAATAAAtgaattggatttttttttgttcgttctcgTCTCCACTGAAACATGTTATTTATGTTCAGAACTGTCGAGACCTAATTCGAAAGGAATGTTGTGAATGATCGTACAAACATTTTATTATCACGTCAAACGTCACGCTAAACGTCTAGCAGGGCGAGCTTAAGGCACAGCATGAAATGGTAAGAACATTACCCATTTCCCGGATGTAATGAAGAACCATTCATCGACAGTCCTCATCCACTTTTATTACCTTCAAAGTCATAAATTTTTGTCGAAAACTCTGACTACAAATGTCTCTAATGTCTCCTTTTTCGCAGGTGGTCACGGTACGCTGCTGGGCGTCATCAACTCGTTCATCCATGTCTGCATGTATGCGTACTATATGCTGGCCGCTATGGGCCCTAAGGTAAATCCAATGGCTTCTGCATTTCATACTGCAGTGACGTTTCCggaaaaaatactaaaaatgttaacaatttttaaattctacttTTAATCAACAGGTTCAAAAGTATCTGTGGTGGAAACGTTATTTGACTGTGATGCAGATCGTAAGTATCTTAGGAATGTAGGTCAAGAGAATTTATTACGAGTATGAAGTACCGTTCAGCCTGAAGTCAATTATGATATTCCGATGGGTATTTCAGCTTGAATAGGTTAACACTCGGAACAGGTTCTCTCTGACCAGTAGGACGAGCTTCCAAAAATTCTAACGGGGCTTTCGCATTCTTTGCTACACATTTCGCTTTTGCAGGTCCAGTTCATTATCGTGTTCTTCCACACCGTGCAAGTGCAGTTCCAGCCAAACTGTGGCTATCCGAAATCAATCGCCGCCCTGCTCACACTGAATGCCGGCCTGTTCATCTACATGTTCAGCTCGTTCTACGTACATTCGTACATCCGCAAGTCAAATTCGGCCTCGAAGCGTAACGCAAAGACCGGCGAGGAGAACAACAACCAGTTGGAATGCAAACCAAAGGACGCCGTCGAGGCGAACACGCGGCCGGCCGTTGAGGTGACGGGCGAGGTTAAGAAGGACCTGTAGGTTAGTTTATTTACGTAAAACAATTTCTCCTCGTCTTGCGCGCAAGGATAATCCGCTTGCACTGTTCGGAGTTGTGAGTTTAAAGCTGACCGAAGGAGATTTGACCACGGCAAATGTAGTCGCGTGGGTAGATGAAGGGATCCAAAGAATGACGGAGTACAGGATGAAGGGCTAGCTCAAAGTTTACTGCTAAAAATCTCATTACAGCCTAATTCTGCAAGCTCCAGAATGCTCACAGGAGTTTGCTAGAGTGTAGGGcacagaaagcaaacaactCGGGAAACACATTTGgataaaaatatctttaagGGAGCTCAACGGAGAACAAACGCTGtcactcacacaaaaacacaaactcacTTCATCGTGATCCATGCCTTTCATGATCTCAAGATCTTGAAGCGAACCCTTCAACGAGCGGACGCTATTTTGCAAGCGCTAGAACAACCAATATCCGAACGTACATTTGCAGCTCGAGTCTCCCAACATGGTTGCACATCCATTGCGTTACAGTGTGTGCATGGGTACTAGTGGTAGTGTTGTGGTCATATCGAAGCCTCCATTCAAACCGAAGTTTAGTCCTTCTGGGAGCAGTGTATTGTTTTTGTATACTATGTTTAGCTAAAACCGACGCGTGCGATGTACATTTTTTGCtagattaattaatttaataaataaacggAAATGAGAAACGGTATGAAACAgtgcgttttgcttttttattcgaaGTAGTAAGGATTATCTGACACACTTGTTATCATTATACGTAATTTGATAGGCCCATCGAAGacatgaatttaattttgatatAATTAATTAACAGGATGTGTATCAATGCAATGCCTTGTAGTTCtatatgaatgaaaaaaaaaaactaacaggttttgcttcttctttagCTTTATAACTTTAGAATGTTTGACTAGCCTTACTACCTGACGcaaggatgaagaagaagaagttactAACTGACTGGAATTGTGCTGCTAATAAGTGGAAAGTCAGTCTTGCTTACTAGGAAACCATTCCAAATGGCATTTGCTATAAGCTTACCATATCTTGTGAATACTGACGCCTATACTTGAGTTAGAGCACGACACCATCCAGACGACATCAACAACATTCGCAAGCTCATTGGCCAAGGGCAGACGAAAGACTATACCGGCTAAGCGCAGACATGTCAGAACTTGCAGCACCGTAGGAACTGCATCGCGCACCGGACAATGCAGCAACCACCAGAGCACACCAACGTGACTAAACTGGACTAAGTACTGGACTAAACTCCTCTTTAggattgaataaaaatattttttattttatcctgTTGGGCATCCAAGcggttttgaaaaattacccTTGTATTCCTCAACcgattaaaataaaagtccAATATTGAAGGTACTTACATTTTCGAGTTAattttgatattattttaacaaggaatttttaaaataatttcaaacctacagtttatcaattttcaattttgtgaCAAAAAAGGTAACTTGAAGGCAGAGAACATGCGGAAAAAAGTATGATAATATATAGGAATCAAATTCAGAATAAAGAATGGATAATTTTGTCATAACATCTTATCAATAACATGCTAACATAGATACTGATAGCAGATGacgttttaaaaatgtatttattagCTAATTTTTGTTGGTGCTGCGTCAAAAGTTCGTATATATGATTTCCTGATATGTTCGCAGATATCATATgagcctaaaagtatgcaatttgacTAACATGAAAAATCAATGCAGGGTTAACGCTGCAAATACAGTATTGCGATTTGTTagacaatttattatttttttaaaagagaaTAAATCCTTAGGTAGGTGAATATCCTTAGGTAGACTAAGGATATTTTGTTTGCAGCATGATAATGTGCAATGTGtttaaaatatgataaaaatcGTTAATAAATCCCCAGTGGATAAATACCCTCCAAGTAGGATATAAGATGAATGAGCTGTAAAGCTAGATaaaagattagattttaaggaatacggcctggcagtcttttcgaaataaaataaaaaatacttccatccatttttaatatactgcaaacaaaaacaatttcagtATAGAGAGCCTTAAATGATTGATCAAGACCAAGATTAATTGTTATAaatttgttgttaaatttgtCTTGTAGAAGATATGGACcgattaaaataacagatggAAAAGTACACTCATTCCGTTCcaacggaataaaaaaagcgagacataacaacaaagcaaaacaaacagaattTCTGTTACAAGGTTCTTTGCAATCCGCGCTGCAAGCTAGGGTAGGTAAGTGTTGAGACAAGAGCAAGACAACACTACAATGCCCTCAAGAACCAGTTACCACAGCCACTGAATCCTTGATGAATCCTTTTGTTGTACGAACGACCAGTGGATAAAGTTTAAGAAAACATGCATTCTTCTGTAAAGTAAACTTCCATTCCACATACAAGTGCATTGTTTTAATTCCACAAAGCAGTAAACAAATCACAAGCCATGGAGCAGCCCCAGGAGTAATGGAAACGATGCTCGGGTGAAATGTTGGCCAGATCCaggtaaacttttttttcgaaaacacTGCCCACCTTGAAGTAACGAAGTTGTGTTACAGTATtgtatgggtgtgtgagtgtgtgtgtgtgtgtgtgagggtgattgtattttttaactctacttttcctttttttttagtttatcaATTTGCTCCCACACGAACAAATGCCGGCTGGGGATGTGCTTTCGCGCAAGAAGCTGCACTGGGACAAGTGTTTGAAAGTTTGAGATTTATGCATGACTTTGTTTTCTGCTAGAATTCGCATGGCTTCCACTGTCTTGTACCCAGGATACGCCTCCGAGCCGCTGATTTCTGCAAGTACCTTcggcttttttatttctccctTTGATAAGCTTTCCAGCAGCTGGACTGCTTCTTGCGTTGCATTATTTGTTCCCCTGGCGATGAATGCAACGGTGGTAAACTCCCAGCACACGCTTCAATAAGCAGAAGCAGTTGGAGCAAATTGTATTTCTTGGTGTAGGTCGTTGGACTTACCGTAAGGCTGTGGTAGAAGAACACACCGCTAACGGTCAGGATGGTGAAGAGAATGAACAGGACCAACGCAGACACTTGGGAAATTCGCAGCAGATTCAGTGCACCGGAAATGAGAATTGCCGC
This genomic window from Anopheles maculipalpis chromosome 2RL, idAnoMacuDA_375_x, whole genome shotgun sequence contains:
- the LOC126556227 gene encoding elongation of very long chain fatty acids protein, coding for MNPDVISEPTSNGILDRVMKFFVDNQDERTKEWFLSGSITPLIMILVTYLYFCLYAGPRYMAKRKPFKLENVLIAYNAVQVLLSIVLVYEGIEGGWRKHYNYSCQPVDYSRNPVAMRMARAVWMYYMCKVVELLDTVFFVLRKKQNQVSFLHVYHHTLMPVCGFIGVKYFAGGHGTLLGVINSFIHVCMYAYYMLAAMGPKVQKYLWWKRYLTVMQIVQFIIVFFHTVQVQFQPNCGYPKSIAALLTLNAGLFIYMFSSFYVHSYIRKSNSASKRNAKTGEENNNQLECKPKDAVEANTRPAVEVTGEVKKDL